One part of the Leclercia sp. LSNIH1 genome encodes these proteins:
- the pqqU gene encoding TonB-dependent receptor PqqU, with amino-acid sequence MKIFSARRATLPLLLVPAVLTPVAAMAADEQTMIVSASPQSLSELDTPAAVSVVNGEDIRHATPRINLSESLGSVPGLQIQNRQNYAQDLQLSTRGFGARSTFGVRGIRLYVDGIPATMPDGQGQTSNIDLNSIESVEVLRGPFSALYGNASGGVVNMTTETGREPNTVEASSYYGSYGSWRYGLKATGAMGDGTQPGDVDYTVSTTRFTTHGYRDHSGARKNLANAKLGVRIDDASKLSLIFNSVDMKANDPGGLDYQEWRDNPRQSPRGDQYNTRKTIKQTQAGLRYERQLSAQDDLSVMAYAGEREMTQYQSIPYQPQLRPTHAGGVIDMQRHYQGIDTRWTHRGELLVPMTFTTGLNYENLSEDRRGYENFVMNNGVPDYGVKGAKRRDERNLMWNVDPYLQTNWQLTQKLSLDAGVRYSSVWFDSNDHYVQGANGDDSGEASYHKWLPAGALKYRVTDAWNLYAAAGRGFETPTINELSYRSDNKSGLNFGLKPSTNNTYEVGSKTRIGNGLFTAALFRTDTDDEIVVDASAGGRTSYKNAGKTRRQGVELSLDQQFAENWKLKMAWTYLDATYRTNVCGDGDCNGNRMPGIARNMGYASFGWQPVEGWYAGSDVRYMSDIEADDENTAKAPSYTVVGLNTGYKLNMGNWGMDIFGRVDNLFDKEYVGSVIVNESNGRYYEPAPGRNYGVGLSVSYRFE; translated from the coding sequence ATGAAAATCTTTTCTGCCCGCAGGGCAACCCTCCCCCTGCTGTTGGTTCCTGCTGTTTTAACCCCTGTCGCGGCGATGGCGGCCGACGAACAGACCATGATCGTCAGCGCGTCCCCACAATCGCTCTCTGAGTTAGATACCCCCGCCGCGGTCAGCGTGGTTAACGGCGAGGATATACGTCATGCGACCCCGCGGATTAACCTCTCTGAATCCCTCGGCAGCGTGCCGGGATTACAGATCCAGAACCGACAGAACTACGCCCAGGATCTGCAGCTTTCAACCCGTGGTTTTGGCGCCCGCTCCACCTTCGGGGTGCGCGGCATTCGCCTCTATGTGGACGGTATCCCGGCGACGATGCCGGATGGTCAGGGGCAAACCTCGAATATCGATCTCAACAGCATTGAGAGCGTAGAAGTGTTGCGCGGGCCGTTTTCCGCCCTCTATGGCAACGCCTCCGGCGGGGTGGTTAACATGACCACCGAAACCGGGCGTGAGCCGAACACCGTCGAGGCCAGCAGCTATTACGGCAGCTACGGCAGCTGGCGCTACGGGCTGAAGGCCACCGGCGCGATGGGCGACGGCACCCAGCCGGGGGATGTGGATTACACCGTCTCCACCACTCGCTTCACCACCCATGGCTATCGCGACCACAGCGGGGCGCGTAAAAATCTCGCCAACGCCAAGCTGGGCGTGCGCATCGACGACGCCAGCAAGCTGAGCCTGATTTTCAACAGCGTGGATATGAAAGCCAACGATCCCGGCGGGCTGGACTATCAGGAGTGGCGGGACAACCCGCGCCAGTCGCCGCGCGGCGATCAGTACAACACCCGCAAAACCATCAAGCAGACCCAGGCCGGCCTGCGCTATGAGCGCCAGCTCAGCGCGCAGGACGACCTCAGCGTGATGGCCTACGCCGGTGAACGTGAGATGACCCAGTACCAGTCGATCCCGTACCAGCCACAGCTGCGCCCTACTCACGCTGGCGGCGTGATCGACATGCAGCGTCACTACCAGGGCATCGATACCCGCTGGACCCACCGCGGGGAGCTGCTGGTGCCAATGACCTTTACCACCGGCCTGAACTACGAAAACCTGAGCGAAGATCGTCGCGGGTACGAAAACTTCGTGATGAACAACGGGGTGCCGGACTACGGCGTCAAAGGGGCGAAGCGTCGCGATGAACGTAACCTGATGTGGAACGTTGACCCTTATCTGCAAACTAACTGGCAGCTGACGCAAAAGCTCTCTCTCGATGCGGGCGTGCGCTACAGCTCCGTCTGGTTCGACTCGAACGACCACTATGTGCAGGGCGCTAATGGCGACGACAGCGGCGAGGCCAGCTACCACAAATGGCTTCCGGCCGGGGCGCTGAAGTACCGCGTGACCGACGCCTGGAACCTCTATGCCGCCGCAGGCCGCGGGTTTGAGACCCCGACCATCAACGAGCTCTCCTACCGTTCCGATAACAAGAGCGGCCTGAACTTTGGCCTCAAGCCGTCGACCAACAATACCTATGAAGTGGGGAGCAAAACGCGGATCGGCAATGGTCTGTTCACCGCGGCGCTCTTCCGCACCGATACCGACGATGAGATCGTCGTTGACGCCAGCGCGGGCGGCCGCACCAGCTACAAGAACGCCGGTAAAACCCGCCGTCAGGGGGTGGAGCTCTCTCTGGATCAGCAGTTTGCTGAGAACTGGAAGCTGAAAATGGCGTGGACCTATCTGGATGCCACCTACCGCACCAACGTCTGTGGCGATGGCGACTGTAACGGCAACCGGATGCCGGGCATTGCCCGCAATATGGGCTATGCCTCCTTTGGCTGGCAGCCGGTCGAGGGGTGGTATGCGGGATCGGATGTACGCTATATGAGCGACATCGAAGCCGATGACGAAAACACCGCCAAAGCGCCCTCTTATACCGTTGTGGGTCTGAACACCGGCTATAAGCTGAACATGGGCAACTGGGGCATGGACATCTTTGGTCGCGTGGATAACCTGTTCGACAAAGAGTATGTCGGCTCGGTGATTGTGAACGAATCAAACGGGCGTTACTACGAACCGGCACCGGGGCGTAACTACGGGGTGGGCCTTTCCGTCTCGTATCGCTTCGAGTGA
- a CDS encoding methyl-accepting chemotaxis protein: MSVSQRLRNIKMSRKLAAGFGLVLLLVAVSTLLSVMRFKEIRDVYQQTNLIYNINIEVFQAKINRLKFLYTGDEKSGQLMANYVKHAVELTEEARELEWTAKEKAIVDAIAGHLARFGSSVTEMQSAMIAWNANKNDPAATAALKAAEDKVKTAGDDSSASIREIIALVKTHNDSLAYSSSTITAIIGVAAILFGILVSWWVTRQITRPVKQNLQLAERIASGDLSSDIHPQGEDELGKLTGAMGRMNDKLRLMIGEVRSSVAQVSLAASEIAEGNTDLSSRTEQQAAAVVQTAASMEELTATVKNNADNARHASQLAAEASQTATQGGRVMRDVVSTMSDINTSSQKIADITAVINSIAFQTNILALNAAVEAARAGEQGRGFAVVASEVRSLSQRSSQAAKDIEQLISESVSRISTGSELVAKAGQTMEQVVDSVTRVNDIMGEISSASEEQSRGIEQISRAVMELDTTTQQNASLVGASSTAAGALEDQARLLESLVAAFRLEQRAQMA; encoded by the coding sequence ATGAGTGTCAGTCAACGATTACGTAATATAAAAATGAGCAGAAAGCTCGCGGCGGGTTTTGGTCTGGTACTGCTGCTGGTTGCAGTATCGACCCTGCTCAGCGTGATGCGCTTTAAAGAAATTCGCGACGTTTACCAGCAAACCAACCTGATCTACAACATTAATATCGAAGTCTTCCAGGCCAAGATCAACCGCCTTAAATTCCTCTATACCGGTGATGAAAAATCTGGCCAGCTGATGGCGAATTATGTCAAACACGCCGTGGAACTGACCGAAGAGGCCCGTGAGCTGGAGTGGACGGCAAAAGAGAAGGCGATCGTTGACGCCATTGCCGGGCACCTGGCCCGTTTTGGCAGCAGCGTGACGGAAATGCAGAGCGCGATGATAGCCTGGAACGCCAACAAAAACGACCCGGCGGCCACCGCGGCGCTGAAAGCTGCGGAAGACAAAGTCAAAACCGCTGGCGACGACAGCAGCGCTTCAATCCGCGAGATCATTGCCCTGGTCAAGACCCATAACGATTCGCTGGCCTACAGCTCAAGTACCATCACCGCTATTATTGGCGTGGCGGCGATCCTCTTCGGCATTCTGGTCTCCTGGTGGGTGACCCGCCAGATCACCCGTCCGGTAAAACAGAACCTGCAATTGGCTGAGCGTATCGCCAGCGGCGATCTCAGCTCCGATATCCACCCGCAAGGAGAAGACGAACTGGGCAAACTGACCGGAGCGATGGGGCGGATGAACGATAAACTGCGCTTGATGATTGGCGAGGTGCGCAGCAGCGTGGCGCAGGTGTCGCTAGCCGCCAGCGAAATTGCCGAAGGAAATACCGATCTCTCCTCGCGCACCGAGCAGCAGGCTGCGGCAGTCGTGCAGACCGCCGCCAGCATGGAGGAGCTCACCGCCACGGTGAAGAACAACGCCGATAACGCCCGTCATGCCAGCCAGCTGGCGGCAGAGGCCTCGCAGACTGCGACCCAGGGCGGACGGGTGATGCGCGACGTGGTCAGCACCATGAGCGATATCAACACCAGCTCGCAAAAAATCGCCGATATCACCGCGGTGATCAACAGCATCGCCTTCCAGACCAATATTCTGGCCCTCAACGCAGCCGTGGAAGCGGCGCGGGCGGGAGAACAGGGGCGGGGCTTTGCAGTGGTGGCCAGCGAAGTACGCAGCCTCTCCCAGCGCAGCTCTCAGGCGGCGAAGGATATCGAGCAGCTGATCAGCGAGTCGGTCTCCCGCATCTCTACCGGCAGCGAGCTGGTGGCGAAAGCCGGGCAGACCATGGAGCAGGTGGTGGATTCCGTCACCCGCGTAAATGACATCATGGGCGAGATCTCTTCGGCTTCGGAAGAGCAGAGCCGTGGTATTGAGCAGATCTCCCGGGCGGTGATGGAGCTGGACACCACTACCCAGCAGAACGCCTCGCTGGTAGGCGCCTCGTCGACGGCGGCAGGAGCGCTGGAAGATCAGGCCCGTCTGCTGGAGTCGCTGGTGGCGGCGTTCCGTCTGGAACAGCGCGCACAGATGGCGTAA
- a CDS encoding GntR family transcriptional regulator, with amino-acid sequence MLDLDNLEKAQRMSLTMQVEVSLKSALIAGALKPGARLVTKDIADKLGTSITPVREALLRLVSAGALHATPAQAFLVPEVSLERYSEVNAIRKELECMAVAAACNQMSDEKLETLRDLSEKFHEAMSNGEVERALHTNRAFRFTLYHYADMPTLMSLIEQLWVRIGPCFNCLYNPDIVLPSRSYRYDELLDALAKGDQEASRAAIDKVIDEANEILIRQFVN; translated from the coding sequence ATGCTGGATTTGGATAATTTAGAAAAAGCTCAACGAATGAGTCTGACGATGCAGGTTGAGGTGAGTCTGAAAAGCGCGCTGATTGCCGGCGCGTTAAAGCCAGGCGCACGGCTCGTCACCAAAGATATTGCGGATAAACTCGGTACCAGTATTACTCCTGTTCGTGAAGCGCTGCTGCGGTTGGTCTCCGCGGGCGCGCTGCACGCGACCCCGGCGCAGGCTTTTCTGGTGCCGGAAGTCAGTTTAGAGCGTTATAGCGAAGTCAATGCCATCCGTAAGGAGCTGGAATGCATGGCTGTCGCGGCGGCATGCAATCAAATGTCCGACGAGAAGTTAGAGACGCTGCGCGATCTTTCAGAAAAATTTCACGAGGCGATGAGCAATGGTGAGGTGGAGCGGGCGCTTCACACCAACCGTGCTTTTCGTTTTACGCTCTATCATTATGCCGATATGCCCACGCTGATGTCGCTTATCGAACAGCTTTGGGTGCGCATAGGGCCTTGCTTCAACTGTCTGTACAATCCAGACATTGTGCTGCCGAGCCGCTCCTATCGTTATGATGAACTGCTTGATGCCCTTGCGAAGGGCGATCAGGAGGCCAGCCGTGCGGCGATTGATAAAGTGATCGACGAAGCGAATGAGATATTAATCAGGCAGTTTGTGAACTAA
- a CDS encoding NADP-dependent oxidoreductase, translating into MSQSSTQNRQWVLASRPHGAPTADNFRLETTDIPQPADGQLLLRTMWLSLDPYMRGRMSDAPSYSPPVEIGAVMVGGTVSRVEASNHPDYQPGEWVLGYSGWQEYELSDGNGLVKLGENPEHPSWSLGILGMPGFTAYMGLLDIGQPKAGETLVVAAATGPVGSTVGQIGKLKGCRVVGVAGGAEKCRHATEVLGFDQCLDHHADDFAEQLKQACPQGIDIYYENVGGKVFDAVLPLLNTAARVPVCGLVSGYNATDLPPGPDRLGLLMGTILKKRIRMQGFIINQDYGHRIEEFQQQMGQWVKEGNIHYREQVTDGLENAPDALIGLLEGKNFGKVVIRVANNNE; encoded by the coding sequence ATGAGTCAATCTTCAACGCAAAATCGTCAATGGGTTCTGGCTTCTCGTCCCCATGGTGCCCCCACCGCTGATAACTTTCGTTTAGAAACCACCGACATCCCTCAGCCCGCCGACGGCCAGCTTCTGCTGCGCACGATGTGGCTCTCTCTGGACCCTTATATGCGTGGCCGCATGAGCGATGCGCCATCTTATTCGCCGCCGGTAGAGATCGGTGCCGTAATGGTGGGCGGTACCGTCAGCCGCGTTGAGGCCTCGAACCATCCTGACTATCAGCCGGGTGAATGGGTGCTCGGCTACAGCGGCTGGCAGGAGTATGAACTCTCCGACGGCAACGGGCTGGTGAAACTGGGTGAGAACCCGGAACACCCTTCATGGTCGTTAGGTATTCTGGGCATGCCAGGTTTTACCGCCTACATGGGACTGCTGGATATCGGCCAACCGAAAGCGGGTGAGACGCTGGTAGTGGCCGCGGCGACCGGCCCGGTAGGTTCCACCGTTGGGCAGATTGGCAAGCTGAAAGGTTGCCGGGTGGTAGGCGTTGCCGGTGGGGCGGAGAAGTGCCGTCACGCCACCGAGGTGCTGGGCTTCGACCAGTGCCTGGATCATCACGCGGATGACTTTGCCGAACAGCTTAAACAGGCGTGTCCGCAGGGGATTGATATTTACTACGAAAATGTCGGCGGTAAAGTGTTTGACGCGGTGCTGCCGCTGCTAAATACCGCCGCGCGCGTGCCGGTGTGCGGTCTGGTGAGCGGATATAACGCCACCGACCTGCCGCCAGGGCCGGATCGTCTCGGGTTGCTGATGGGCACCATCCTGAAAAAACGCATCCGCATGCAGGGGTTCATCATCAACCAGGATTACGGCCACCGCATCGAAGAGTTTCAGCAGCAGATGGGGCAGTGGGTCAAAGAGGGCAACATCCACTATCGCGAACAGGTGACGGATGGCCTGGAAAATGCGCCCGATGCGCTGATTGGCCTGCTGGAGGGGAAAAACTTCGGCAAAGTCGTGATACGTGTCGCGAACAATAACGAATAG
- a CDS encoding helix-turn-helix domain-containing protein — MNILSDNMNQRISARIRLERESRGWSLSELAERAGVSRAMIHKIERGDSSPTATLLARLSGAFGISMSTLIARAEMQEGKLLRFKNQPVWRDPQTHYLRRHVSPRTDLPIDLVQVELPGNSDVPMPASSYALARQLIWLQSGELVFQEGDTRHEMRAGDCLELGPPNDCRFINESGEPCVYLVVRLNQSGS; from the coding sequence ATGAATATTCTGTCAGACAATATGAATCAACGGATCAGCGCGCGCATTCGGCTTGAACGCGAGTCGCGCGGATGGTCCCTGAGCGAGCTTGCCGAGCGGGCGGGCGTGTCGCGGGCGATGATCCATAAAATCGAACGCGGCGACAGCAGCCCGACCGCCACCTTGCTGGCCCGTCTCTCTGGCGCGTTTGGCATTAGCATGTCGACCCTTATCGCCCGCGCCGAGATGCAGGAGGGCAAGCTGCTGCGCTTTAAAAACCAGCCTGTCTGGCGCGACCCACAAACCCACTATCTGCGTCGACACGTCTCGCCGCGTACCGATCTGCCTATCGACCTGGTGCAGGTTGAATTGCCCGGCAACAGCGATGTACCGATGCCCGCCTCCTCTTATGCCCTTGCGCGCCAGCTTATCTGGCTTCAGTCGGGGGAGCTGGTGTTTCAGGAGGGGGATACCCGCCATGAAATGCGGGCCGGAGATTGTCTGGAGTTAGGCCCGCCGAACGACTGCCGGTTTATAAACGAAAGCGGCGAGCCGTGCGTCTACCTTGTCGTCAGGCTTAACCAGTCCGGCTCATAA
- a CDS encoding GNAT family N-acetyltransferase, with protein sequence MLIRHATKEDCAAIGEIYNHAVLHTAAIWNDTTVDTDNRIAWFEARQLMGYPVLVSEHDGVVTGYASFGDWRAFDGFRHTVEHSVYVHPDHQGKGIGRALMEQLIVEARRIGKHVMVAGIEAQNHASVHLHETLGFVTTGQMPQVGTKFGRWLDLTFMQLQLDERSEPDNIG encoded by the coding sequence ATGCTTATTCGTCACGCCACTAAAGAGGATTGCGCCGCTATCGGCGAGATCTATAACCACGCCGTACTGCATACCGCCGCCATCTGGAACGACACCACCGTGGACACCGATAACCGCATCGCCTGGTTCGAGGCGCGCCAGCTGATGGGCTATCCGGTGCTGGTCAGCGAGCATGATGGCGTGGTCACGGGATATGCCTCTTTCGGCGACTGGCGCGCCTTTGACGGGTTCCGTCATACGGTTGAGCATTCGGTGTATGTGCATCCGGATCATCAGGGCAAAGGCATCGGGCGGGCGCTGATGGAACAGCTGATTGTTGAGGCCCGACGCATCGGCAAGCATGTGATGGTGGCCGGGATCGAAGCGCAGAATCATGCCTCTGTACATCTGCATGAGACGTTAGGTTTTGTCACCACTGGCCAGATGCCGCAGGTGGGGACTAAGTTTGGCCGCTGGCTGGATCTGACCTTTATGCAGCTTCAGCTCGATGAGCGCAGCGAACCGGATAACATCGGATGA
- a CDS encoding DMT family transporter has protein sequence MNQSLTLVFLVAAGIGLVVQNTLMVRITQTSSTILIAMLLNSLVGIVLFVSILLIKNGVAGFSELVHTVRWWTLIPGLLGSFFVFASISGYQYVGAATTIAVLVASQLIGGLVMDVVRSQGVPLKALIGPVCGAVLLVVGAWLVARRQF, from the coding sequence ATGAACCAGTCCCTGACGCTGGTATTTCTGGTGGCGGCGGGCATTGGGTTGGTGGTGCAGAACACCCTGATGGTACGCATCACCCAGACCTCAAGCACTATTCTTATCGCCATGCTGCTCAACTCGCTGGTGGGGATCGTCTTGTTTGTCTCGATTTTGCTGATTAAAAACGGCGTCGCCGGGTTCAGCGAGCTGGTTCACACCGTGCGCTGGTGGACCTTAATTCCCGGCCTGCTGGGCTCATTTTTTGTCTTCGCCAGCATCAGCGGCTATCAGTATGTCGGGGCCGCGACGACCATCGCCGTGCTGGTTGCCAGCCAGTTAATCGGGGGTCTGGTGATGGATGTGGTGCGCAGCCAGGGGGTGCCGCTCAAGGCCCTGATCGGCCCGGTATGCGGCGCGGTGCTGCTGGTGGTTGGCGCCTGGCTGGTGGCCAGACGCCAGTTCTGA
- a CDS encoding DUF2526 family protein, whose amino-acid sequence MSHLEDVTARVDATIAESVIAHMNELLIELSEDSELTREDRYTQQQRLRNAIARHGKQYKEDQEARHDSLTKGGVIL is encoded by the coding sequence ATGTCACATTTAGAGGATGTTACCGCCCGCGTTGACGCGACGATAGCCGAAAGCGTGATTGCGCATATGAATGAACTGCTGATCGAGCTTAGCGAGGATAGCGAGTTAACCCGTGAAGATCGCTATACCCAGCAGCAGCGCCTGCGTAACGCCATCGCCCGCCACGGTAAACAGTATAAAGAGGACCAGGAGGCCCGCCATGACAGCCTGACCAAAGGCGGCGTGATCCTCTGA
- a CDS encoding ABC transporter substrate-binding protein, protein MSTGKTLLALALSALLPAGAAWAANNDTIIYCSEASPESFNPQIASSGPSFVASSQVLYNRLINFDPVKNTPVPSLAESWTISPDGKTYTFTLRKGVKFNSNKFFKPTRDFNADDVIFSVMRQKDPNHPYHNVSQGNYEYFNDVGLDKLIQEVKKIDDNHVQFVLSEPNAAFLADWGMDFASILSAEYADAMLKKGTPENVDTWPIGTGPYVLQQYKVDSLIRYIANPNYWDGAVPTKHLIFSITPNVETRLAKLQTNECQIIPAPSPVQFEVIKKNKDLTLHSVDALNVGYLAFNTEKKPFDNVLVRQALNYATDKKAIINAVFMGSGTVAKSPIPPNMMGFNKDVQDYSYDPEKAKALLKQAGLEQGAEVTLWSMPVQRPYNPNSRRIAEMIQSDWAKVGVKAKIVSYEWGEYLSGMRKGEHDSALFGWMSDNGDPDNFADVLLGCDSIKTGSNAARWCDKGYDDLVQKAKLTSDPGARAKLYSQAQEIFYQQAPWIALANGKTFFATRSNISGYSVSLMGSDFSKAKVN, encoded by the coding sequence ATGTCTACAGGGAAAACTCTCCTTGCGCTGGCGTTAAGCGCATTACTGCCAGCGGGTGCCGCATGGGCGGCCAATAACGATACCATTATCTACTGCTCTGAAGCGTCACCGGAGTCGTTTAACCCGCAGATCGCCAGCTCCGGCCCGAGCTTCGTTGCCAGCTCACAGGTGCTCTATAACCGCCTGATTAACTTCGATCCGGTCAAAAATACCCCGGTGCCTTCACTGGCTGAATCCTGGACCATCTCGCCGGATGGCAAAACCTATACTTTTACTCTGCGCAAAGGGGTGAAGTTCAACAGCAACAAATTCTTTAAACCGACCCGCGATTTTAACGCCGATGACGTTATTTTCTCGGTAATGCGTCAGAAAGACCCTAACCATCCATACCACAACGTCTCTCAGGGCAACTACGAATACTTTAACGACGTCGGCCTGGATAAGCTGATCCAGGAGGTGAAGAAGATCGACGACAACCACGTGCAGTTTGTGCTGAGCGAACCGAACGCCGCCTTCCTCGCCGACTGGGGGATGGACTTCGCCTCGATCCTGTCGGCGGAATATGCCGACGCGATGCTGAAAAAAGGCACCCCGGAAAATGTCGATACCTGGCCGATCGGCACCGGACCGTACGTGCTCCAGCAGTATAAGGTTGACTCCCTTATCCGCTATATCGCCAATCCGAACTACTGGGATGGCGCGGTGCCAACCAAACACCTGATCTTCTCCATCACCCCGAACGTCGAAACCCGCCTCGCCAAGCTGCAAACCAACGAGTGCCAGATTATTCCTGCCCCATCGCCGGTGCAGTTTGAGGTGATCAAGAAGAACAAAGACCTGACCCTGCACAGCGTCGATGCGCTGAACGTCGGCTATCTGGCGTTTAACACCGAGAAAAAACCGTTTGATAACGTGCTGGTGCGCCAGGCCCTGAACTACGCTACCGACAAAAAGGCCATTATCAACGCGGTATTTATGGGCTCCGGCACGGTGGCAAAATCGCCGATCCCGCCGAATATGATGGGCTTTAATAAAGATGTGCAGGACTACAGCTACGATCCGGAAAAAGCGAAAGCGCTGCTGAAACAGGCGGGGCTGGAGCAGGGCGCGGAAGTGACCCTCTGGTCGATGCCGGTACAACGCCCTTACAACCCAAACTCGCGCCGCATTGCGGAGATGATCCAGAGCGACTGGGCGAAGGTGGGTGTTAAAGCGAAAATCGTCTCCTATGAGTGGGGCGAATACCTCTCCGGCATGCGTAAAGGCGAGCACGACAGCGCCCTGTTTGGCTGGATGTCGGATAACGGCGACCCGGATAACTTTGCCGACGTGCTGCTGGGGTGCGACAGCATCAAAACCGGCTCCAATGCTGCACGCTGGTGCGACAAGGGCTATGATGACCTGGTGCAGAAGGCGAAGCTCACCAGCGATCCCGGCGCGCGTGCGAAGCTCTACAGCCAGGCGCAGGAGATCTTCTATCAGCAGGCACCGTGGATTGCGCTGGCCAACGGCAAAACCTTCTTTGCTACCCGCAGCAACATTAGCGGATACAGCGTGAGCCTGATGGGAAGTGATTTCTCGAAGGCGAAAGTAAACTGA
- a CDS encoding SrfA family protein, with protein sequence MAKTLLRSGNLDDFQAVGGGGQAVFESALQIREALRLRKQQAIVDCLAIPQVNDEGDRVDWYSPVEGAVKSWKAADEDARFRALRLLEGTLSSVESLSKKSLQSPKTAQQLFGSLLSKAFQFPGENFLFLVDGKPVITFWGFVNLNENAREDILDCLRASLLPDPMPAPVAKPDPEPETAPAIVFEKADEPLVAAPATVKITANDLYEAQSAPVMSASEPEPKPEPAAPVVQAKKRRVPLWPLPVAAVVVAAVAAPLLWPKQAPVAEPVKTAVAAPVAIEPKPVAAVEPLPLNLPLHQAEVVVVKAEEPAPAEPVVIAAIPKDALVMDAGQVKAGSTRFLNGSWRVMLDVTDPITGKPPSLRYQIQNNKGTARVVHGDNVVCRVEVFSGLHSNGELLIKTRGHARCADGSRYPMPEITCKAGTSDVAECSARYDAKTVVPLTFRKAGA encoded by the coding sequence GTGGCAAAAACCCTTTTACGCAGCGGCAATCTGGATGATTTTCAGGCCGTTGGCGGCGGCGGACAGGCCGTTTTTGAATCAGCATTGCAAATCCGTGAGGCGCTGCGTCTGCGCAAACAGCAAGCCATTGTCGATTGCCTTGCCATTCCGCAGGTCAATGACGAGGGCGACCGGGTGGACTGGTACTCACCGGTTGAGGGCGCCGTTAAAAGCTGGAAAGCCGCCGATGAAGATGCGCGTTTTCGGGCGCTGCGCCTGCTGGAAGGCACCCTGTCGAGTGTCGAATCCCTGAGCAAAAAATCGCTTCAGTCGCCAAAAACCGCCCAGCAGCTGTTTGGTTCCCTGCTTTCCAAAGCATTTCAGTTCCCCGGTGAAAACTTCCTCTTCCTGGTTGATGGCAAGCCGGTGATCACCTTCTGGGGTTTTGTGAACCTCAATGAAAACGCGCGGGAGGATATTCTCGACTGCCTGCGCGCCTCGCTGCTGCCGGACCCGATGCCCGCGCCGGTGGCTAAGCCCGACCCCGAGCCTGAAACGGCCCCGGCCATCGTTTTCGAAAAAGCCGATGAACCGCTGGTTGCCGCCCCGGCGACGGTGAAGATCACCGCCAATGACCTCTACGAAGCGCAGTCCGCGCCGGTAATGAGCGCCAGCGAGCCAGAGCCAAAACCGGAGCCTGCCGCGCCGGTGGTGCAGGCGAAAAAACGTCGCGTTCCGCTGTGGCCGCTGCCGGTTGCCGCCGTGGTGGTGGCCGCCGTTGCCGCCCCGCTGCTGTGGCCGAAACAGGCACCTGTCGCCGAGCCGGTCAAAACCGCTGTTGCTGCCCCGGTGGCGATTGAGCCCAAACCCGTTGCCGCGGTTGAGCCTCTGCCACTGAATCTGCCGCTGCATCAGGCTGAAGTGGTGGTCGTTAAAGCCGAAGAGCCAGCCCCTGCGGAACCGGTGGTGATTGCCGCCATCCCGAAAGATGCGCTGGTCATGGACGCCGGGCAGGTGAAAGCCGGTTCAACCCGTTTTCTCAACGGTAGCTGGCGGGTCATGCTGGATGTCACCGATCCGATCACCGGCAAGCCGCCTTCACTGCGCTATCAAATCCAGAACAACAAAGGCACTGCCCGCGTGGTGCACGGCGACAACGTGGTCTGCCGCGTGGAGGTCTTCTCCGGGCTGCACAGCAACGGCGAGCTGCTGATCAAAACCCGGGGCCATGCCCGCTGCGCTGACGGCTCGCGCTACCCGATGCCGGAAATTACCTGTAAGGCCGGCACCAGTGATGTGGCGGAATGCAGCGCGCGCTACGACGCGAAGACCGTGGTTCCATTGACATTCAGGAAGGCAGGTGCGTGA